The Crassostrea angulata isolate pt1a10 chromosome 1, ASM2561291v2, whole genome shotgun sequence nucleotide sequence ATGGAACTGAAAGCAAACAcaattaaaacaacaaatatatattcttattaTGAGGCTCATATCGACAGATTATCAAATCAACTAATTTTGAGCACATTGATTACTTTGATATTTGAATATTCTCAGATGGTCTGAAGCTAGGAAACATtaaaagaagacttttaaagaatACATTTCTTTAATTAGTAATATTGTCAAATGGTACAAAATTCTGAAAACAAAACTGCTAATCGTTTAAAATCGTTTCCCCATCGGAAATGATACACATGCGTTTTGATTGATGGTATTATAACTTGCACATTTGATCATTCCAATTTGTGATGTACAAAATTTACAGCTTTCATGAACGGTTAAGTGATGAgggatttgtatttttttaacgataaaactAAGATAAGCAGGTTGTTTGTGATGCATTTCTTCATCatcaaaatgtttttgtaaagaCACTTAACAACTAAGTTGTGTCTTCAGCACCCTATAGCTAGTACATGTTGTATAAGTGATCACAAATCATATTAATGAACTTATGTTTTAATAAgcatattatcataatataataatgttacTTGGtcattttaaaagtgttaaCGAGGAGTTTCATTTCATTGagatgatattttttatcataaaaacgGGAAATTGCATATTTAAAAGTACTAttggtataaacaaaatatgtataccaGTAAATCAAAAAGAAGAGATATCTACAAAActtatatacaaattaaatgaattaacttttattctaatatttattctcaatttcatacaaaattataatataatataagtATGTACGTGTTCTCATTGTCCCGACAAAACATTGTCGACtccttgaaaaacattttttaatgcctTTTGCACCTCTAAgaaaagttattttattttaagtaaaaaagaACAACAGTGTCGTCTATCTGCAGAAAATGTCAATTTACGTACTACATAAAATAGACTGGTGTATGTTATGAAATACATCTGAcgtgtacattgtacatgtgttatgtaaagcataaacattttacatgtgTGAATAAATCACCAAGAATCACTGTATATCAAATGTGTCTGATACATTTACGCAAAAACATTCTTTTCATTACATAACGATTCTACAACGACgctcttttatttctttgccATTCCAGAAACGATTCCATCTCATCCGACAGTTCGTCGTCCTTATTAGACATGTTGACAGTTGAGTGTATAAACGGTGAAATGTGATTAGAATTAGGATTGgagttgtaaattttgtctttAGGGGAACGCCATTTATAGCAAGAACACGAACAAACTGACAATACTTCTTGAAATTCTGGACGCTCTTGAGCATTCGACACAACACCGCCATTTCcagttatgacgtcaccttCGAGGCGAACTGCATTCTGGGCAGCCACGGCAGCCTCGATTTCGTCTCTTCGTTCATCCTCGGTGTTCATGGTTAAGAATCGTAATACAAGAAGATTCATGGCTGCAGATATAACAGTTAAACCAATAATGATGAACAGCAAGCTGAGAACTATATACTCAGGGTTGTTATGATCGCGCTGCATGGCAACAAAATCTCCGAATCCAATAGTTGTTAAGgttataaaacaataatataaagcGTCCAGAAGCTTCCATCCTTCGAATTTGGAGAATAATAGAGCACCTGTGGTCAATATTATCGTCGATAATATTAAAGTTATAACTATCAAATCAGTCTGTGATACCTCGGTGTTTTTCCATCTGAAACACTTCTTGATATGTTTGAGTAAAAATGTCACAAAAGTATTTAAACGCTCGCCAACACTTTGAAACATGATAAGGAATAAAGGTATCCCAACCAACGCGTATATCATACAAAATAACTTCCCTGGAACAGTTTTTGGGGTACTATGGCCATAacctaaaaatgaaattattaatattaacttGAGTTCTTTATATGTATTCGGTTAGATTTTTAACCCAATAATGTCTAGATTTATACTGGTTCATGGTGATTTTTGCGGTTGGAAGAATGAATAACTTACCAATTACTGAGCAGACTACCAAGGAAAAGTAGAGCGCGCCAACAAACTTCCACTGGTTTTCTACCCTGTATTGTCTGGACCGCAGTGCGTTTTCTCGGATTCTCTCGAAGTCCTCATCCGAGATGTTGTACTGAGCAATGATTTTCTCCTCGTAGCTGAGTAGACTCCTCTTCATTTCTATCTCATTTTCAGACTCGAGAGCATCAAACACTGCGGCTCCGATCAGGAGATAAGTGAAGGTACAGACGATCAGCGACAAGGTGCGGACATTCTGTCGCTTCATCCTTCACGGCTCAGATGACCAAGAGAGATCTAAAATGGTTACAATATGATTCTTTTCAAATTCTCTTCTAACGAAATTTTGAGCTTCAGAATGTTTACTTTAGTTTTTCTGcatgattatttatttatactcTGTGTGAATACTTTTATTTCGAAAATGGTCACACAAAGATTATAAGTGACCATAGGCATGCCTCTGGCCCACGAGCATTTGTACTTGTAGTATAAGGTCAGCAGATGAATTTTTTGGTGCACGAAAGcacttaaattttttatatacattgtaaccCTAAGAGTAAATTTCCACATTTATATATCATTCTGTTTTAGCATTGTAATTGTATAAACGAATTTTGTAACATCTGTGTAAGTATTCTGAATATGCATATGTACCATTGgacaaatgaaataattatttgatacaatataaaGAGTAATAGAGTGAAGCTGTGAGAAAATCCTGGGGGAATATAAACCTAACACGACACAGGGAGAAATCGATATCTAGTTAACAGTGtgttacaagttctataaataTGAGAGAAAAATCAATGCGAGTAGACTACCAGTTCATCATAGCACCCTAATAACAAACATCTCTCAATCAAAAGAAGATCTTTGACATCGATTTTAGGATATTTATAAATCTAACTTCAGCTATATTTAACAAGATGAACCGTTCAATTAACAATCTATATTCACAATCAAAAATCCTGTCTAATTTGCCGCACAATAAACATGACTGCTGGTGCAGTAAGGACGAGAGCAAACAGAGAACAGATTTGGGTGTTAATACTCACCCAGTAAAGATGTCGTAAATGGAGACTATCGTTTCATCGTGTGGTCCAAGATTTAAAGATGGATAACGAATCTTGCACTCATTAGACATAAGCATGTGCATATGTTGACAACCATTTGGTATCGATCGAAAGTAGCAGACGATAACGAGACTGAAGACGAATGTGGAAATCTAAGTCCCGCGCGAAGCCGCTCCGATCAATACTCTTGGTTTTTATTTAGCGCTGCATGAACTACTGTCGTTGTTGACAAACACTTGTTTAAATACATAATTTGTTTTcggtgtattttttatttttaaatacatgggTCAAATTAAGAGCTCTGTGTTTTGTGTGATGAGATAAAAGACGCAAATCATAGCACGTAAATGAATATGATGTGAGTAATCTTTGAATCAACAAGCCTTAAGAATGGTAAAATCTTTATccgaaaatgaaaaaaaaattaaatgacggTTCGAAACAgagttaataaaatattttaaaactgtaattatattactttattagtttgatttgatatttattttttcttatttgatcTGTCAATATTTAATGCAGTTTTTCAAGTAGTTTACATTACGAATAGGTTTGCTTAATGAGTTATCCCTCTTCCATTTGCAAATACTCTCTATCTTATATCGCCcttgttgcatttttttttaaataaacactaCTAACCTACATTTATACAATATAAGAAAGCGcaagatatatatttaaaaaagattagtaaattaaaaacatttcacataaatggtaaattttaaaattttgttttaatggattaaaaatattaagcaatttttttgttgttgtcaaCAGAAGCGCGCACATAATCGTattttaacaacaacaaaaatttttaTTCGTTGgaatttattatatatgtaattttcaTTACATATAAGTTCAAAAACATATATCAATTCAGGCTTCTTTCTTTTTCCTTCGTAAAGTGTAG carries:
- the LOC128163875 gene encoding two pore potassium channel protein sup-9-like, which produces MKRQNVRTLSLIVCTFTYLLIGAAVFDALESENEIEMKRSLLSYEEKIIAQYNISDEDFERIRENALRSRQYRVENQWKFVGALYFSLVVCSVIGYGHSTPKTVPGKLFCMIYALVGIPLFLIMFQSVGERLNTFVTFLLKHIKKCFRWKNTEVSQTDLIVITLILSTIILTTGALLFSKFEGWKLLDALYYCFITLTTIGFGDFVAMQRDHNNPEYIVLSLLFIIIGLTVISAAMNLLVLRFLTMNTEDERRDEIEAAVAAQNAVRLEGDVITGNGGVVSNAQERPEFQEVLSVCSCSCYKWRSPKDKIYNSNPNSNHISPFIHSTVNMSNKDDELSDEMESFLEWQRNKRASL